The following DNA comes from Anaerostipes rhamnosivorans.
AGCCATTGCCTGTATCACCTACAATATCAGGGATCTGTTTCCTACACTGGAATCTGCTTTCCGCCACGCTTCCTTTCAGGTGGGATCCATCATCACTACCACCGGGTATTCTTCGGTTGATTTTAACACCTGGCCGGAGTTTTCAAAGGTGATCCTTGTCATGCTGATGTTCATCGGGGCTTGTGCAGGAAGTACGGGAGGCGGTATTAAGGTATCCAGGGTGATCCTGATGTTAAAGACCGTAAAAAAGGAAATGTATTTCTACATACATCCAAGGAGCATCCGGAAGATCAAATTTAACCAGCATGTGGTGGAGCATGAGGTTATGAGATCTATCAATATCTTTCTGATCACTTATATGATGATCCTTTCGTTTTCTACTCTGCTGATCGCCCTGGACGGATATGATCTGATTACAGATTTTACCGCAGTTGCGGCCACGCTGAATAATATCGGTCCGGGACTTGAGCTGGTGGGTCCCACCAGCAACTTTGGCATGTTCTCAGACTTTTCCAAAGTGGTCCTGATGTTTGACATGCTGGCTGGAAGGCTGGAGCTGTTCCCGATGCTGGTGCTCATAAGCCCTATCACATGGAGAGATACCAAAGTGTTTAAGAAAATCCCTAAGTATAAGGGACGGGCTTCGGATATATAGAAAGTGTGATCATCACCTGGGACGGCAGGTAAAAGATCCACATCCCAATCTGTGCAAAGGAAAGCAGAGATTCCGGGACTGACAGAACAGCCAGGGACGGGAGATTGGTAAGGCCAACACAGAGGTCGCAGCAGACAAAGAAAAGGAGACCGGCTGAAAACAAGGTATAGTGAAGGTTTATGCGGCGGAGGAAAAGGCTTTCTGCCGCATTTAACAACAGCTGGAGAAAATAAAAGGCGGCTGCTGCCGAGAGAGAGTCCCAGATATGGAGGACTGCCAGTATGGGAAAGATGCATCCGCTCAGAAGAAAGCGGACAGGGAGAAAGGGCAGCAAAGTAAAACCTCCTGCGCTGAGGAGGCGGATATAATACAAGATCTGTACACCTAAGAAGCATAGAATGCCGGCCAGATAGTGTCTGTCTAAGAGCAGCAGAAAGGCATCAGCGATGACGGTAAGCCCCAGGGCAGACGCCACCAGGACGCGGTCCGGAGATCTTTCAAATATCAGGCTGAAGCCAAAACACAGCAAAACGGAGCAGTATTTCAGTGCCGTGCTCAGGCCGTTTAATGACGACGTAAGATCCAATATTATAAAGGTAAGATAAAACACAGCCTCCATAAAAAGAAAAGAAATCAGAATGGACCCGCAGGGGTCTGTTTTTTTCATTTTAACCTGCCTTTCTGAAAACGCCATGGATTTTTTTGCTGTTTTATAGTATTCTTATTAAAATGAGAATTTATACAAGGAGGTCGATTATGAGTCGAGTATTTAAGTTCCACAACGATGTGGATACGGACCAGATCATAGCATCTCAGTATTTGCTTCTGCCGAATATTGAGGAAATGAAAGTATATGCGTTTGAATCCATTGATCCGGATTTTTCAAATAAGGTACAGGAAGGCGATATTGTTGTGGCCGGTGAGAATTTTGGCTGCGGATCTTCCAGAGAACAGGCACCGAGTGTTTTAAAGGCACTGGGCGTGAAGGCCATTGTCGCAAAGTCATTTGCCAGGATCTTTTACCGTAATGCCATCAACATCGGTCTTCCGGTCGTTGTGAGCGGGGATCTGTATGACAAAGTGGAACAGTTAGATGAGATCGAACTTAATCTCACTGAGGGAGTGATCATAACCAAGGATGAGACATTGCCTTGTACAAAGCTTCCGCCTTATATGCAGAATATTTTGGACCACGGCGGATTGATCAACTTTTTGAATGAAGGCGAGGTATAGGCTATGGGAATGACGATCGGAGAAAAGATTATTGCAAGGGCGGCCAAAGTGCCGGAAGTCAAGGCGGGGGAGATCCATACAGTGGAACTGGACCGTCTCATGAGCAATGACGGAACTACACACTTGACCATTGATATGTTTCACAACGATCTGAAGCATCCAAAGATCGCGGATAAGGATAAGCTGGTCTTTATCATCGACCACAACATCCCGGCGGAGAATCCCAAGACTGCGGAGGCTCATAGGAAAATGAGAAACTTTGCCAGAGAGCACAAAATTGCTTTTTATGAGGGCAAGGGGGTCTGCCATCAGATCATGGTGGAGGACTATGTTTGTCCGGGAGAACTTATTATGGGAGCGGATTCCCACACATGTACATACGGCGCACTGGGCGCTTTCGGAACAGGGATCGGCTGTACAGACTTTTTGTACGGCATGGTGACAGGGACTTCCTGGGTCATGGTGCCTGAGACGATCCGGTTTGAACTGACTGGAAATTTAAAAGAAGGCGTTTATGCCAGGGATCTGATTCTTTCAATCATCGGTATGGTGGGGGCCAACGGATGCAATTATAAGATCATGGAATTTGCAGGAGAGGGCGCTCACAACCTGAGTATCAACGAACGTCTGGTGCTCTGTAACCTGGCAGTGGAAGCCGGAGCGAAGACAGGGATCGTGGAGCCGGATGAAAAGGTTGTGGAATATGTGGAATCCAGGGGCAGAAAAGCAGAGAATCTGTTTATCAGCGATGAGGATGCCCATTTTGAAAAGGTGTACCACATTAATCTGGATGAGATTGAACCTGTTGTGGCAAGACCGCATTTGATTGATGATGTGGTTCCTGTGGAGGAAGTGAAGGATGTAAAGATTGACGAGGCTTTCTTAGGGTCCTGCAATAATGGGCGCATCGATGAGCTGCGTCTGGCAGCAGAGATCCTGAAAGGGAAAAAGGTCCATGAGGATGTGAGATTTCTTATTGCTCCTGCTTCCAATGAGGTGTACATGCAGGCGCTGGATGAAGGTTTGATCGATGTATTTATGGATGCCGGGGCTATGGTCATGAACAGCAACTGCAGTGTCTGCTGGGGAAGCTGCCAGGGCGTCATCGGCGAAGGAGAGGTGTTGATCTCTACCGGAACAAGGAACTTTAAAGGCCGCGCGGGACATCCGGATTCTTATGTATATCTGGGATCTGCCGCAACAGTGACCGCATCAGCCATAGCAGGAAAAATCGTGAGAAGATAAAGGAGTTTACATATGGAAAAGTTTACTGGGAAAGTATGGGTCCTTGGAGACGATATCGACACGGATATCATTATCCCCACAGAATATCTGGCACTTCCGTCGGTGGAAGATATGAAACAGTACGGATTCTCCCCGCTGCGCCCGGAGCTGGCGTCACAGATCGGGGAGGGCGATATCATCGTCGCAGGGAAGAACTTTGGCTGCGGATCTTCCAGAGAGCAGGCGCCGGAGATTATCAAGGCATTAAAAATAAAATGTGTCATAGCAAAATCTTTTGCACGGATCTTTTTCCGCAATTCCATCAACAACGGACTCCTGCTCATAGAAAATGATCAGATCCAGGAGCATGTGAAGGAAGGGGATATGCTGGATGTGTCACTGGGCCAGTCGATCATCCATGATGGAAAAGAATATCCGGTCCAGTCACTACCGCAGAATCTGATGGATATCATTGAAGCCGGAGGGCTGGTGGAAGCCATGAAGAAAAGGAACGGGGTGAAATAGATATGGGAAATACAATCATTGAAAAGATCATTAAAAAGAATACAAAAGCGGAGGCCGTTGCTCCGGGACAGATTGTCACAGTAAATGTGGACCGTGTCATGATCCATGATATTTTTATTCCGTTTGTCGCTGAAAAGTTTGAAGAGATGGGATTTACGAAGCTTTGGGATCCAGATAAGGTTGTGTTGATCTATGACCATCTGGTTCCGGCCAGCGCAGTGGAGGACATTCGACATTTTAAGATCGGGGATGCATTTGTTAAGAAATACGGTCTTAAGAATATCCATCGAAGCGACGGGATTTGCCATCAGCTTATGACAGAGTGTGGTTACGCAAAGCCGGGGGATATCGTATTCGGAACCGATTCCCATACGACAACCTATGGATGTGTGGGATGTTTCTCATCCGGCATCGGCTATACAGAGATGGCTGCGATCCTGGGTACCGGAGAGATGTGGGTGAGAGTTCCGGAGACGATCAAGGTTGTCATTGACGGTAAACTGCCGGAAAATGTTTCATCCAAGGATATTATTTTAAGGCTCATCGGAGATCTGGGAGCTGACGGAGCTACCTATAAGGCCCTTGAGTTTTCAGGAAGCACGGTGGAAGAGATGAGCGTGGCATCCAGAATGACCATTTCCAATATGGCCATCGAGGCGGGAGCCAAGGCAGCCCTCTTTGCTTCGGATGAAAAAACAGCGGAATATTCTGAGGTAGACCTCTCTGATGTGGATTGGATTTACGGAGATGATGACGCCCAGTACTGCAGGACAGTGGTTTACAAGGCAGAGGACCTGGTACCTGTTGTGGCCTGTCCGTCCCAGGTAGATAAGATCAAGCCGGTATCTGAAGTGGAAGGAACCAGCCTTGACCAGGTGTTTATCGGCTCCTGTACCAACGGAAGACTGGAAGACTTGAAGGCGGCAGCAGAAATCCTTGATGGAAAAAAGGTTGCAGACTATGTGAAGCTGATTGTCACACCTGCCAGCAGAAAGATCTATATGGAGGCATCCAAAGCCGGGTATCTGAAAACTCTGGCCAAAGCCGGGGCGATCATCACTCAGCCGGGCTGCGGTCTCTGCTGCGGCAGAGCCGGCGGAATCCTTACTGACGGGGAAAAGATCCTGGCTACCAACAACAGAAACTTCCTGGGAAGGATGGGGACTTCCAAGGTGGAGATTTATCTTGGATCGCCGAAGACAGCGGCGGCATCGGCTGTTGCGGGAAAGATTGTAGCGGCAAAATAGTGTTGGCAGATCAGTTTCGTTCTATCGGCTATGTGGAGGGATCTTCTGCGGGCTATCTGGTAAAAGATCTCATCTTAAACGGGATTTGGTCTGCTGTCTGTTGATACATAAAGTCTATGCTGGCAGAAAACATTGAGATCCTTATTCTTCCAAGATCAAAAAGCTCCTGTAAGAACGGCGGTATTTTAGCTGTCCTTACAGGAGTGTTTTTATTCAATAGGAAAGTTCTGCGAACCTCCCTATGGAATAAAAAAGCCCTGCGGGCATTATGCACACAAATGCGTGAGGAAACTATTTGACTGCGTCAAATCGCATTTGGTGCGCAAAGTTGCCAAGCCCCTCAAAGAGTGAGGGGTTGGGGTGTTGAAGTGGGCTTGCCCACTTTGTTCTGTCTGGAATGACTAATAGATGAGCAGCCCGATGATCCCTGTAAATATGATCACGAACACCGGAGGCTTTTTAAACTTTCTCAGCAGGACCACAGCGGCTCCAAATAGAATCGCCGCAGGCAGCTGGAAAGAGGAAAGCACCACATGCTCGTCAGTTCCGAACAGAGTCAAGAGCAGGATGGAAAAGGCGGCTGCCAGCACAAGACCCAGGGAAGAAGCCTTCAATCCGTCTAGTACAGCAGACATATAAGAAGAATCGCTCTTTTTCTGGAAGAACCGGTACAGCAGGATGGAGATGACAAAACCTGAGATCACACACCCCACAGTTGCCACCACAGCCCCGGGGATTCCTGCCACACGGATTCCTACAAAAGAAGATGTGTTGACTGCGATGGGGCCAGGAGTCATCTGGGAGATGGTAATGATATCGGTAAACTCCTGTCCAGTGAGCCAATGTTTTGCCAGAACTACCTGTTCCTTGATCATTGGAAGAATGGCATAACCTCCTCCGATGCTGAACAGGCCGATCTTAAAGAAGGTTGCAAACAGGCGGGCAATATTTAAGAGCATGTTTCACACCTCCTTTTCTCATGAAGCCATACTCTGAACAGACAGAGTGCGGAACAAACGATCAGGATCAGCATGGCATTTATATGGAACAGAAGACTAGACAAAAATGCAGCAGGCACCATCAAAGTGAGAAAGATGGATCTCTTTTTTAGTATCATTCTGCTCATATCAACAATATAGTCGATGATCAGAGCCGCCGCGCCGGCCTGCATACCAAGAAGAACAGCGGATACGATATGGCTGCTCCTGAATACTTCATATCCTGCGGATATAATGGAAAGCAGGATCAAAGGAGGCAGGATCGCGGCGGTACAGCTGATGACTGCGCCGGGAAGCTTCCCGATCTTATAGCCTGTGAGAGCAGAGAGATTGATCGCAATGGCTCCAGGAGAAGACTGTGCGATTGCGGCGATATCAAAAAGTTCTTCTTCCGAGATAAGTTGCCGTTTTGTGACAAAGTATTTTTTTAACATAGGGACGACCACGTAGCCGCCGCCAAACGTAAAAGCGCTGACTGTCAGATTGACCCGGAACAGCCAGGCGTATTGTTTTAATAGG
Coding sequences within:
- a CDS encoding 3-isopropylmalate dehydratase large subunit, with amino-acid sequence MGMTIGEKIIARAAKVPEVKAGEIHTVELDRLMSNDGTTHLTIDMFHNDLKHPKIADKDKLVFIIDHNIPAENPKTAEAHRKMRNFAREHKIAFYEGKGVCHQIMVEDYVCPGELIMGADSHTCTYGALGAFGTGIGCTDFLYGMVTGTSWVMVPETIRFELTGNLKEGVYARDLILSIIGMVGANGCNYKIMEFAGEGAHNLSINERLVLCNLAVEAGAKTGIVEPDEKVVEYVESRGRKAENLFISDEDAHFEKVYHINLDEIEPVVARPHLIDDVVPVEEVKDVKIDEAFLGSCNNGRIDELRLAAEILKGKKVHEDVRFLIAPASNEVYMQALDEGLIDVFMDAGAMVMNSNCSVCWGSCQGVIGEGEVLISTGTRNFKGRAGHPDSYVYLGSAATVTASAIAGKIVRR
- a CDS encoding chromate transporter is translated as MLLNIARLFATFFKIGLFSIGGGYAILPMIKEQVVLAKHWLTGQEFTDIITISQMTPGPIAVNTSSFVGIRVAGIPGAVVATVGCVISGFVISILLYRFFQKKSDSSYMSAVLDGLKASSLGLVLAAAFSILLLTLFGTDEHVVLSSFQLPAAILFGAAVVLLRKFKKPPVFVIIFTGIIGLLIY
- a CDS encoding LeuD/DmdB family oxidoreductase small subunit — encoded protein: MEKFTGKVWVLGDDIDTDIIIPTEYLALPSVEDMKQYGFSPLRPELASQIGEGDIIVAGKNFGCGSSREQAPEIIKALKIKCVIAKSFARIFFRNSINNGLLLIENDQIQEHVKEGDMLDVSLGQSIIHDGKEYPVQSLPQNLMDIIEAGGLVEAMKKRNGVK
- a CDS encoding 3-isopropylmalate dehydratase large subunit; protein product: MGNTIIEKIIKKNTKAEAVAPGQIVTVNVDRVMIHDIFIPFVAEKFEEMGFTKLWDPDKVVLIYDHLVPASAVEDIRHFKIGDAFVKKYGLKNIHRSDGICHQLMTECGYAKPGDIVFGTDSHTTTYGCVGCFSSGIGYTEMAAILGTGEMWVRVPETIKVVIDGKLPENVSSKDIILRLIGDLGADGATYKALEFSGSTVEEMSVASRMTISNMAIEAGAKAALFASDEKTAEYSEVDLSDVDWIYGDDDAQYCRTVVYKAEDLVPVVACPSQVDKIKPVSEVEGTSLDQVFIGSCTNGRLEDLKAAAEILDGKKVADYVKLIVTPASRKIYMEASKAGYLKTLAKAGAIITQPGCGLCCGRAGGILTDGEKILATNNRNFLGRMGTSKVEIYLGSPKTAAASAVAGKIVAAK
- a CDS encoding chromate transporter; this encodes MNKNLLKQYAWLFRVNLTVSAFTFGGGYVVVPMLKKYFVTKRQLISEEELFDIAAIAQSSPGAIAINLSALTGYKIGKLPGAVISCTAAILPPLILLSIISAGYEVFRSSHIVSAVLLGMQAGAAALIIDYIVDMSRMILKKRSIFLTLMVPAAFLSSLLFHINAMLILIVCSALCLFRVWLHEKRRCETCS
- a CDS encoding lysoplasmalogenase family protein, which encodes MKKTDPCGSILISFLFMEAVFYLTFIILDLTSSLNGLSTALKYCSVLLCFGFSLIFERSPDRVLVASALGLTVIADAFLLLLDRHYLAGILCFLGVQILYYIRLLSAGGFTLLPFLPVRFLLSGCIFPILAVLHIWDSLSAAAAFYFLQLLLNAAESLFLRRINLHYTLFSAGLLFFVCCDLCVGLTNLPSLAVLSVPESLLSFAQIGMWIFYLPSQVMITLSIYPKPVPYT
- a CDS encoding LeuD/DmdB family oxidoreductase small subunit, which codes for MSRVFKFHNDVDTDQIIASQYLLLPNIEEMKVYAFESIDPDFSNKVQEGDIVVAGENFGCGSSREQAPSVLKALGVKAIVAKSFARIFYRNAINIGLPVVVSGDLYDKVEQLDEIELNLTEGVIITKDETLPCTKLPPYMQNILDHGGLINFLNEGEV